The following coding sequences lie in one Eschrichtius robustus isolate mEscRob2 chromosome 10, mEscRob2.pri, whole genome shotgun sequence genomic window:
- the LOC137770480 gene encoding interferon alpha-13-like, whose protein sequence is MAQIYLLVAGVTLCSIPACSLGWNLPRSHSQENKEVFQHLEQMQRIPSHWCLKDRTDFKCPWKRENITPIQMTQGTCHHHLMLQQIFNLFATEDSRAAWNNTLLDKLLSSLHLRLHRLEQLKKDNLDCRDLGLAAREYFHGIHVYLKAKEYSPCAWEVVRVEIERCLSLM, encoded by the coding sequence ATGGCCCAGATCTATTTGCTAGTGGCAGGAGTGACGCTCTGCTCCATCCCTGCTTGCTCTCTTGGCTGGAACTTGCCTAGAAGCCATAGCCAGGAAAACAAGGAAGTCTTCCAACATTTGGAACAGATGCAAAGGATCCCCTCTCACTGGTGCCTAAAGGACAGAACCGACTTCAAATGTCCTTGGAAAAGAGAGAATATCACCCCAATCCAGATGACTCAAGGCACCTGTCACCACCATCTGATGCTCCAGCAGATCTTCAACCTCTTCGCCACGGAGGACAGCCGTGCTGCCTGGAACAACACCCTCCTCGATAAACTTCTCTCCAGCCTTCATCTGAGGCTGCACCGACTGGAGCAGCTGAAAAAAGACAATCTAGATTGTCGAGATTTGGGACTGGCTGCCCGGGAGTATTTCCACGGAATCCATGTCTACCTGAAGGCAAAGGAATACAGCCCCTGTGCCTGGGAGGTTGTCAGAGTGGAAATTGAAAGGTGCCTTTCCCTTATGTAA